The Pecten maximus chromosome 14, xPecMax1.1, whole genome shotgun sequence genome includes a region encoding these proteins:
- the LOC117342639 gene encoding cysteinyl leukotriene receptor 1-like, with protein sequence MATIIGDNCTEIYGTFNKSCADTFLNKNETIGNVQVIHHMFPVSLMKSFVIAMNSVFLPIIVLVGLVGNTLTIYVFKKKKRKTSTILLLISLAVADLMCICMQIVYLLVQNRNHHFKYIMPKFVVNGFFMTRAIFYFDGISRWIKVVIVLERCVAVYFPFKVRIICTTKRTMAIVLSVFILVPLSSIPELMHIGVKGDRSSWSTYEMALQAIKENKPVFEWYGNLFQLVYGMTTLMINLVCNIAIGIGISKSSTSLSQITDYNDLRRTEKQRKITRMLLKLSIFYVATCLPKDVGAVILLTDTSGTIVFIGNYYFQSVLLFGLSASFMNNSVNFIFYGTSLSTFHQICCCRRKDINSIIGNPPPERTNPEKPSSSRISVNTCGTPLDTPNGSEACSPDIHANYI encoded by the coding sequence ATGGCGACTATTATCGGTGATAATTGCACGGAGATTTACGGAACATTTAATAAATCTTGTGCTGACACTTTTCTCAACAAGAATGAAACCATTGGAAACGTCCAGGTAATCCATCATATGTTTCCAGTCTCGTTAATGAAAAGTTTCGTTATCGCAATGAACAGTGTGTTTTTACCCATCATTGTTCTGGTTGGTTTGGTGGGTAATACACTGACGATATAtgttttcaagaaaaagaaaCGGAAAACATCCACGATTCTACTGTTGATCAGTTTAGCTGTCGCTGACTTGATGTGCATATGTATGCAAATTGTGTATCTTCTAGTCCAGAATCGAAACCATCATTTCAAGTATATAATGCCTAAATTTGTCGTCAATGGTTTCTTCATGACCAGGGCCATTTTTTACTTTGATGGAATTTCAAGATGGATAAAAGTTGTGATCGTTTTGGAACGCTGTGTCGCCGTTTACTTTCCGTTTAAAGTTCGCATCATCTGTACCACCAAGAGAACAATGGCGATTGTCCTTTCCGTTTTTATTCTGGTGCCGTTGTCCAGCATTCCAGAACTGATGCATATTGGCGTGAAGGGTGATAGATCGTCATGGTCGACATACGAAATGGCGCTTCAAGCTATAAAGGAAAACAAACCGGTATTTGAGTGGTATGGCAATTTATTTCAGCTGGTGTATGGGATGACAACCCTGATGATAAACCTGGTGTGTAACATTGCAATTGGTATAGGTATAAGTAAGAGTTCAACATCTCTCTCACAAATTACGGACTACAATGACCTTCGCAGGACAGAGAAACAACGCAAAATTACCCGGATGTTGTTGAAATTGAGCATATTCTACGTTGCTACATGCTTGCCGAAGGATGTTGGGGCTGTGATTCTTCTGACGGATACTTCAGGAACAATTGTTTTCATCGGAAACTATTATTTTCAGTCAGTCTTGCTTTTTGGGCTATCGGCATCTTTTATGAATAATTCAGTGAACTTCATCTTTTATGGAACATCACTTTCCACCTTTCATCAGATATGTTGCTGTCGAAGGAAGGATATAAACAGCATAATCGGAAATCCACCACCAGAGAGGACAAATCCGGAAAAACCCAGCTCCTCGAGAATTTCGGTAAACACTTGTGGAACACCACTTGATACACCGAATGGGTCAGAAGCGTGCTCGCCTGATATCCATGCGAACTACATTTAA
- the LOC117342501 gene encoding sal-like protein 1 codes for MDSSIYTSIKKETIEDDALYKGLDPASRTDVGPVMGGVGGDGGLSGSSVLRNIFSCPDNMLTKPAANLLTSFANEYQQSQRTLPDKGNTLLTSDSDSSINNGSHKTSTNNAVNEGHLRHLLTQRKAEITSFLSSRLPIISTSVKKESSFDQLDRDCIHNDTGLCNTSHSTSKHKDSVMRAMLTAPPIYGSSIQDINNKCKSGLDFEYQPTARSVQEDAGFTAENYAPSGFASDEVMDSPESLPLLPPKASNPQMTREDFNAFCRAILLNGGPAKINSENSTLSVDVPNDDVLSKIKGGQEKGKRKFQCDICHKSYGHNSSLKVHYRVHTGERPFKCHVCDRDFSHSNSLQIHIKTHSDKPAFKCDHCKMEFSRSNHLSYHMPTNTMDKPFVCGFCGKSFSKACNLKVHMRAHTSDKPSICDSCRKAY; via the exons ATGGACTCATCTATTTATACCTCAATCAAGAAGGAAACAATCGAGGACGATGCATTATACAAGGGGTTGGATCCGGCCTCTCGGACAGACGTAGGCCCGGTCATGGGAGGAGTTGGTGGTGATGGTGGCCTTAGTGGTAGTAGCGTGCTACGTAATATCTTTTCGTGTCCAGATAATATGCTAACAAAGCCAGCTGCTAATTTGTTGACGAGTTTTGCTAATGAATATCAGCAAAGCCAGAGAACGTTGCCGGATAAAGGGAATACTTTGTTGACATCTGACAGTGACAGTAGCATTAACAATGGTTCACACAAAACAAGTACAAATAATGCAGTAAATGAGGGTCACCTACGGCATTTACTAACTCAACGGAAGGCAGAAATTACATCATTCCTTTCTTCTCGTTTACCTATAATATCAACAAGTGTAAAAAAAGAGTCCTCGTTTGACCAATTAGATAGAGACTGTATACATAACGATACTGGTCTTTGTAATACCAGTCATTCAACCAGTAAACACAAAGACAGTGTAATGAGGGCGATGTTGACAGCTCCGCCAATTTATGGTTCCTCAATACAAGATATAAACAATAAATGCAAATCTGGACTAGACTTTGAGTACCAACCTACAGCTCGCAGCGTTCAAGAAGATGCTGGTTTTACAGCTGAGAACTATGCACCTTCAGGTTTTGCATCTGATGAAGTCATGGACTCGCCTGAGTCACTCCCGCTACTTCCTCCAAAGG CTTCTAATCCTCAAATGACAAGGGAAGATTTCAATGCTTTCTGTCGAGCTATCCTGTTGAATGGCGGTCCGGCCAAAATCAATTCTGAAAATTCAACTTTAAGTGTGGATGTCCCAAATGATGATGTATTAAGCAAAATCAAGGGAGGACAAGAGAAGGGCAAGCGGAAGTTCCAGTGTGACATTTGTCATAAGTCATATGGCCACAATAGTAGTCTTAAAGTCCACTACCGTGTACACACTGGGGAGAGACCGTTCAAGTGCCATGTGTGTGATCGAGACTTCAGCCACTCCAATAGCCTCCAAATTCACATCAAAACACATTCAGATAAACCAGCCTTCAAATGTGATCATTGTAAAATGGAGTTCTCTCGCTCAAACCATTTATCTTATCACATGCCTACAAACACCATGGACAAGCCATTTGTTTGTGGTTTTTGTGGGAAATCTTTTTCTAAAGCTTGTAATCTCAAAGTCCACATGCGAGCCCACACTAGTGACAAACCTTCCATATGTGATTCTTGTAGGAAAGCCTACTGA